One part of the Coffea eugenioides isolate CCC68of chromosome 10, Ceug_1.0, whole genome shotgun sequence genome encodes these proteins:
- the LOC113750761 gene encoding protein FAR1-RELATED SEQUENCE 5-like, with protein sequence MEEMTAHVDELEQLSNKSAKVGGGISWRTIVDRLDKLSSDEIQVLTFDSIEDAREFYLCHSKMVGFGIRERDEKKDRKGIVTYKRWDIQKFTIKRFNMDHNHQLANPEFVQFLRSHRSVNPADLEHAILMHGVGIRIPQIVDLQAYQAGGHNKMGYTEKDLRNAVDQFHRNALEVGDASQVLAYLDGRANGEPNFFYKYAVDVEKRLIRLFWTDSQSRLDYQCFGDVLVFDSTYRTNAYRKPLVILAGVNHHYVTTIFGCALIADETEDTYKWVLETFLEAMDKKASISVVTDGDGAMRNAIKAVIPSARHRLCAWHLKRNVVTHTNKGFVLDFDVAMDMICSHEEFERMWHLLVEKHNLRDNQWVVDLYNKREKWAAAFLRGHFFAGMKSTQRSEQLNATAHKYLQFKMLLYPFAHRFELFLSKVRRNEHKEECITSQSSPVLITHLRELEGNVASIFTRKIFFKICDEISTEASLRLVSVVDQDKVKLYTFTEYLHRICSWQVELDKSERTIICSCKKLESDGIPCSHAFAVMKAEDMDEIPKSCILFRWTQQLRHNKDMMKLESAL encoded by the exons atggaagaaatgacAGCTCATGTAGATGAACTAGAACAGTTATCTAACAAATCGGCCAAggttggtggtggtataagttGGAGAACCATTGTTGATCGGCTTGACAAAttatcttctgatgaaattcaAGTATTAACATTTGATTCCATTGAAGATGCCAGAGAATTTTACCTATGTCATAGCAAAATGGTCGGTTTTGGTATTAGAGAGCGGGATGAAAAGAAAGATCGGAAAGGTATTGTGACATACAAACGATGG GACATTCAGAAGTTTACGATTAAGCGGTTTAATATGGATCACAATCACCAATTGGCAAATCCAGAATTTGTACAATTTCTTCGATCACATAGGAGTGTCAACCCAGCAGACTTGGAGCATGCTATTTTGATGCATGGAGTTGGTATTCGAATTCCTCAAATAGTGGACCTTCAAGCTTACCAAGCTGGGGGCCACAACAAGATGGGATACACAGAAAAGGATCTACGAAATGCTGTTGACCAATTCCATAGAAATGCACTTGAAGTTGGTGATGCCTCTCAGGTGTTGGCATATTTGGATGGTCGAGCAAATGGTGAGCCAAATTTCTTTTACAAGTATGCCGTTGACGTGGAGAAGCGATTGATACGACTCTTTTGGACAGATTCTCAATCTCGTTTGGATTACCAATGTTTTGGTGATGTTCTTGTCTTTGACTCTACATACCGCACCAATGCTTATAGGAAGCCACTAGTAATTTTGGCCGGCGTAAATCATCACTATGTTACCACAATTTTTGGGTGTGCATTAATTGCAGATGAGACTGAGGACACATATAAGTGGGTATTGGAAACATTTTTGGAGGCCATGGACAAAAAGGCATCTATCTCAGTTGTCACTGATGGGGATGGTGCAATGAGAAATGCAATAAAGGCAGTTATTCCTTCTGCCCGTCACCGATTATGTGCTTGGCATTTAAAAAGAAATGTTGTTACCCATACAAATAAGGGGTTCGTTCTTGATTTCGATGTGGCTATGGACATGATTTGTAGCCATGAAGAGTTTGAGAGAATGTGGCATTTGCTAGTTGAGAAACACAATTTGAGAGATAACCAATGGGTTGTTGATTTAtacaacaaaagggaaaaatgggCTGCTGCATTTTTGAGAGGACACTTTTTTGCTGGAATGAAATCAACCCAAAGATCAGAGCAATTGAATGCTACGGCGCACAAGTACCTTCAATTCAAAATGCTACTTTACCCGTTTGCTCATCGATTTGAGCTATTTTTATCCAAAGTTAGGCGGAATGAACACAAGGAAGAATGTATCACAAGTCAGTCATCTCCTGTTCTAATTACTCATTTGAGAGAATTGGAAGGAAATGTTGCAAGCATTTTCACAAGAAAGATTTTTTTCAAGATTTGTGATGAAATTTCTACTGAAGCCTCACTTCGCCTCGTTTCAGTTGTTGATCAAGATAAGGTGAAGTTATATACATTCACTGAGTACTTGCATCGAATTTGCTCTTGGCAAGTGGAATTGGATAAATCTGAAAGgactattatttgttcatgtaagAAACTTGAGTCAGATGGAATTCCTTGCTCCCATGCGTTTGCAGT
- the LOC113750155 gene encoding putative ABC transporter C family member 15, with product MKIVLPKILSCFNALLSRNSREQCNDDEEPFLKSADEDAFSTAGIWSKLGFLWLNPLFKKGHLERLEFQHVPTIPQSEAAAEAFSSLEESLGKQNPNKTSLWKAILHTLWRPLALNAIFAGANTISSYIGPLLITSFVKFLSEKDDASENWHQGLVIALIFFSAKTVESMSQRQWYFGAHRIVIRLRAALMVLIYKKSLSVKYVGMSTGKIINLIDGDVERVGDLCWHIHEIWLLPVQVTLALVILYWNLGAVPSFAALLTTILVMLSNTPLAKVQKQFHTKIMEAKDSRIRATSETLKSMRVLKLQSWESTFLERLLQLRGIERSWVKKYLYTCSAVAFLFWASPTLISVVTFGVCIILKAPLTSNTVLSALATFRILQDPIYNLPELVSMSAQAKVSLDRIQNFITAEDDENLPIGDPAPNSSGVAVKIEAAEYAWGTDDAKKATITITGKIRIMKGHTVVICGSVGSGKSSLLFSILGEIPRISGASVKTCGTKAFVPQSAWIQTGTIQDNVLFGKEMDRDFYEEVVRACALNKDFEIWLDGDLSRVGERGINLSGGQKQRIQLARAIYSDSDIVLLDDPLSAVDVHTGTHIFKECIEKLLATKTVIYVTHQLEFLDAADLVLVMKDGKIVQSGNYHDLIADPDCELNRQIAAHTKTLDEVTTVQQFNRSPKDNHQDNQNEITGKKFKDFNMNSRLLEKNQQEEAKYGRVKWHVYSTFITSGYKGMLVPIILLCHILFYGLQIGSNYWIAWATGEEGRVSSVRLIGIFALLSAGSSLFILGRAILLSTAAIETSQRLFLGMITSIFRAPLSFFDSTPSSRILSRSSTDQSTVDTDLPYRVAGLAFALIQLLSVIVLMSHVAWQVIFPFLIILAISIWYQDYYISTARELARMVGIQKAPILHHLSESVAGAATIRCFNQEDRFLKKNLDLTDNYSRVAFYNSATMEWLSIRINFLFNLVFFLLLLILVNLPRSAIDPSLAGLAATYGLSLNVLQAWVIWNLCNVENKMICVERILQFTNIPSEAPLVIEDCRPQPAWPLHGKIEIENLHVQYSPSLPKVLKGINCTFPAEKKIGIVGRTGSGKSTLIQALFRVVEPSDGRIMIDGLDICKIGLQDLRSKLSIIPQDPTLFQGTIRSNVDPLQQYPDHDIWEVLRKCHLAEIVMLDQRLLDAPVAESGENWSVGQRQLVCLARALLQKRRVLVLDEATSSVDTRTDNVIQKTIREETSQCTVLTVAHRIPTVIDNDIVLVLGEGKIVEYDTPARLFDNKYSAFSELVTEFLRRSS from the exons ATGAAAATTGTATTGCCAAAGATTTTGTCCTGCTTTAATGCCCTTTTGAGCAGAAATTCCAGAGAGCAGTGCAATGATGACGAAGAACCGTTTCTTAAATCTGCAGACGAAGATGCATTCTCTACTGCTGGAATTTGGAGCAAACTTGGATTCCTCTGGCTTAATCCATTGTTCAAGAAAGGGCATCTTGAAAGACTTGAGTTTCAGCATGTTCCTACCATCCCACAATCAGAGGCCGCTGCTGAAGCTTTTTCTTCACTGGAGGAGTCTCTTGGTAAACAGAACCCCAACAAAACCTCGTTGTGGAAAGCCATACTCCATACTCTCTGGAGACCTCTTGCTCTGAATGCTATTTTTGCCG GTGCCAACACAATTTCTTCGTATATCGGCCCCTTGCTGATCACAAGCTTCGTAAAGTTTCTATCAGAAAAGGATGATGCTTCGGAAAACTGGCACCAGGGTTTGGTTATAGCATTGATCTTCTTTTCTGCAAAAACAGTGGAATCAATGTCCCAACGGCAGTGGTATTTCGGTGCTCATCGAATTGTAATTAGACTCAGGGCAGCTCTTATGGTGCTGATATACAAAAAATCTTTGTCAGTCAAGTATGTTGGAATGAGCACTGGGAAAATCATTAACTTGATCGACGGAGATGTTGAAAGGGTTGGAGATTTATGTTGGCACATTCATGAGATTTGGTTGCTCCCAGTTCAAGTTACTTTGGCCTTGGTAATCTTGTACTGGAATCTTGGTGCTGTTCCTTCTTTTGCTGCACTTTTAACCACAATTCTTGTGATGTTGAGCAACACTCCCCTGGCTAAAGTGCAAAAGCAGTTTCATACCAAGATCATGGAGGCCAAAGACTCAAGAATCAGAGCCACTTCAGAGACATTGAAGAGCATGAGAGTCTTGAAGCTTCAATCTTGGGAGTCAACTTTTTTGGAAAGGCTGCTTCAACTCAGAGGAATTGAGAGAAGTTGGGTAAAGAAGTACTTATATACATGTTCAGCAGTTGCTTTTCTCTTCTGGGCATCGCCAACTTTGATTTCAGTTGTCACATTTGGGGTATGCATCATTTTAAAGGCACCATTAACATCAAACACGGTTCTTTCAGCTCTTGCAACTTTCCGGATTCTACAAGATCCTATCTACAATCTACCAGAGCTTGTCTCTATGTCTGCTCAAGCAAAAGTTTCTCTTGACCGGATACAGAACTTCATCACAGCAGAGGATGATGAAAACTTGCCAATAGGTGATCCTGCTCCTAATTCATCAGGAGTAGCAGTTAAAATTGAAGCTGCAGAATATGCATGGGGAACAGATGATGCAAAGAAGGCCACGATCACGATCACTGGTAAAATAAGAATCATGAAAGGTCACACAGTGGTTATTTGTGGTTCTGTTGGATCTGGTAAATCAAGCTTACTCTTCAGTATACTTGGAGAGATTCCTAGGATTTCTGGTGCAAGTGTTAAGACTTGTGGAACAAAAGCTTTTGTGCCGCAAAGTGCTTGGATTCAAACGGGAACCATCCAGGATAATGTTTTGTTCGGCAAGGAAATGGATAGAGATTTTTACGAGGAAGTTGTGAGAGCATGTGCTTTGAACAAAGATTTTGAGATATGGCTTGATGGAGATTTGAGCAGAGTGGGGGAAAGAGGAATTAATCTCAGCGGAGGACAAAAGCAGAGGATTCAATTGGCAAGAGCAATTTACAGTGACTCAGATATAGTTTTACTTGATGATCCACTCAGTGCTGTTGATGTGCATACTGGAACTCATATATTCAAG GAATGTATAGAGAAACTCTTGGCTACTAAGACTGTAATTTATGTCACTCATCAGTTGGAATTTTTGGATGCTGCTGACCTTGTTCTG gtgatgaaagatggaaaaattGTACAATCAGGAAATTATCATGATTTAATTGCTGATCCTGACTGTGAACTTAATAGACAAATCGCAGCTCACACAAAAACTCTGGATGAAGTAACCACAGTCCAACAGTTTAATCGATCACCCAAGGACAACCATCAGGACAATCAAAATGAAATTACCGGAAAAAAGTTTAAAGACTTCAATATGAATTCCAGGCTTTTGGAGAAGAATCAgcaagaagaagcaaaatatggcCGGGTTAAATGGCATGTTTACTCAACATTTATCACCTCCGGATACAAAGGAATGCTGGTTCCTATTATCCTTCTGTGTCATATCCTCTTCTATGGATTGCAGATAGGCAGCAATTACTGGATTGCTTGGGCAACAGGGGAAGAAGGCAGGGTCAGCAGTGTACGATTGATTGGAATATTTGCTTTGTTGTCTGCTGGAAGTTCCCTCTTTATTTTGGGTAGGGCAATTTTGCTGTCAACCGCTGCAATTGAAACTTCTCAGCGCCTTTTCCTTGGAATGATAACTTCCATTTTTCGTGCGCCATTGTCATTCTTTGACTCTACACCTTCAAGCAGAATTCTTAGCCGG TCTTCAACAGATCAAAGCACTGTGGACACGGATCTTCCCTACAGAGTAGCTGGATTAGCCTTTGCTCTTATCCAGCTATTGAGTGTTATTGTCCTTATGTCCCATGTTGCATGGCAAGTCATTTTCCCGTTCCTCATTATTCTTGCCATTTCGATATGGTATCAG GATTACTACATTAGTACAGCTAGAGAACTAGCGAGGATGGTTGGCATTCAGAAAGCTCCAATCCTCCATCACTTGTCAGAATCTGTTGCTGGGGCTGCAACAATTCGCTGCTTCAATCAGGAGGATCGctttttaaaaaagaatttaGATCTCACTGATAATTATTCTCGTGTTGCCTTTTACAACTCTGCAACAATGGAATGGCTCAGTATCAGGATAAACTTCCTCTTCAATCttgttttcttccttctcctcCTCATTTTGGTGAACCTTCCACGGTCTGCAATTGACCCAA GTTTGGCAGGACTCGCAGCCACCTATGGTTTAAGTTTAAATGTACTCCAAGCTTGGGTAATATGGAACCTCTGCAATGTTGAGAACAAAATGATATGTGTAGAGAGAATTCTTCAATTCACTAACATTCCCAGTGAAGCTCCCTTAGTGATTGAAGATTGCAGACCACAACCTGCATGGCCGCTCCACggaaaaattgaaattgaaaatcTCCATGTTCAATACAGTCCTTCTCTTCCAAAGGTTCTTAAAGGAATCAACTGCACTTTTCCTGCTGAAAAGAAAATTGGAATTGTCGGAAGAACCGGAAGTGGAAAGTCCACTTTGATCCAAGCTCTATTCAGGGTGGTGGAGCCTTCAGATGGGAGGATTATGATAGATGGCCTTGATATCTGTAAGATTGGTTTACAGGATTTGAGATCCAAATTGAGTATAATCCCACAAGATCCAACTTTGTTCCAAGGTACCATAAGGAGCAATGTCGATCCATTACAGCAGTATCCGGATCATGACATCTGGGAG GTTTTGCGCAAATGCCATCTAGCAGAGATAGTAATGCTGGATCAAAGGCTTCTTGATGCACCAG TTGCAGAAAGTGGAGAAAACTGGAGTGTAGGGCAAAGGCAGCTCGTTTGCCTGGCTAGGGCATTGTTACAGAAGAGGAGAGTACTAGTACTGGATGAGGCAACATCTTCAGTGGATACTAGGACTGATAATGTGATCCAGAAGACGATAAGAGAAGAAACAAGTCAATGCACAGTACTAACTGTGGCTCATCGAATACCCACAGTTATTGACAATGACATTGTTTTGGTTCTTGGGGAAG GAAAAATTGTTGAGTACGACACTCCAGCACGGTTGTTTGACAATAAATATTCAGCATTTTCAGAGTTGGTCACAGAATTTTTGAGAAGATCATCCTGA
- the LOC113750762 gene encoding cysteine--tRNA ligase, chloroplastic/mitochondrial-like produces the protein MDFSSLYDCENVLGEDDEATWKNVNPPATASCINEFHDDFLTSMSDDLHTPVVLAAMSDPLKTINDLIHTRKGKKQELRLESLAALEKALRNVLTVLGLMPTSYSEVHTINLLLFSSFYGYFFRY, from the exons aTGGACTTTTCT TCATTATATGATTGTGAAAATGTTCTGGGTGAAGATGATGAGGCAACTTGGAAAAATGTTAATCCACCAGCAACTGCAAGTTGCATCAATGAATTTCATGATGACTTCTTGACTTCGATGTCGGATGATCTTCACACTCCTGTTGTTCTGGCTGCAATGTCGGACCCTCTGAAAACAATCAATGATCTCATTCATACTCGCAAG GGAAAGAAACAAGAACTAAGACTAGAGTCCCTTGCAGCTCTGGAGAAGGCATTGAGGAATGTTTTGACTGTTTTAGGACTGATGCCAACTAGTTACTCAGAGGTACATACCATTAATCTTctgttgttttcttctttttatggTTACTTTTTCAGATATTGA